Proteins from one Telopea speciosissima isolate NSW1024214 ecotype Mountain lineage chromosome 1, Tspe_v1, whole genome shotgun sequence genomic window:
- the LOC122645598 gene encoding pEARLI1-like lipid transfer protein 1 yields MASKAASSTALLLMLNILFFTLISSTYCPPPPPKCSHCKPSPSPPKSPKPPPKSPPSSSTSCPIDTLKIGVCANVLKSLLNISLGIPTTSSCCSLIQNLVDLDAAVCLCTAIKANILGINLNIPIALSLLLNYCGKNVPSGYQCS; encoded by the coding sequence ATGGCTTCCAAGGCTGCATCATCAACTGCCCTTCTCCTTATGCTCAACATCCTTTTCTTCACTTTGATCTCGTCTACCTATtgcccaccaccaccaccaaagtgTAGCCATTGcaaaccatcaccatcaccaccaaagTCGCCTAAGCCACCACCAAAGTCACCACCAAGTTCATCTACTAGTTGCCCTATAGACACCCTTAAGATTGGTGTTTGTGCCAACGTGCTGAAGAGCTTGCTCAACATATCTTTGGGAATCCCAACCACTTCCTCTTGCTGCAGTCTCATCCAGAATCTGGTTGATCTTGATGCGGCTGTTTGCCTTTGCACTGCCATCAAGGCCAATATCTTGGGCATTAACCTTAACATCCCCATTGCCTTGAGCTTGCTATTGAATTACTGCGGAAAGAACGTTCCATCCGGCTACCAGTGCTCTTAG